Part of the Lysobacterales bacterium genome, ACCTGTGCCCCGGCGCCAGGATCGACTGGGAAGCTCGCCAGGCAAGGCGACCAGGGGGCTGACCAGGGCAGTCCGTTCTCCGGCACGACGCGGTGGGCCCGATCACGCCTTGCCGGCCTGGCCCTCGCCTTCGGACGGCTCGACCTGGTCCCGGACCTCACGGGCGGTGAGCTCTGCACGGCCGCGGTCCCTGTCGGGCTTCAGCGCTGGAATCTCCGCACCGTCCAGCCACATGGCGTTGCCTTGGGAATCATGGATCGGCAGTCGACTTTCCACGCTTCGCCGCGGCGATCGCTTCCGCGTGCGGGGGCGAAATGCCGATGAGCGACGACACGGCAGGTCGGGGCCGCTGTCCGCGCTGCGCCAGCGCATGCGTCGGCATCGGGCAGGCCGGTGCGCACAACGGGACGTAGCACACGCAAACTGGCGTTACTTAATTATTTACGTATATTTTTTCTGTTTTATGTTGTATGTCACAAAAAACCCGGATCGGCATCACTAGCCTCAATGCGTGGCATCGGTAGTGAGCGCGAGGATCGTGCAGGTGTCCGAGGCGGCGCAATTCCATCCGGCCGCCGCGGATGCTCATCGAACAGCCTGGAATGGCGCCGTCGCCCGGTGACCACGTCACCTCGAAAACCAGGGAGTCCAACCATGCCTATCAATGATCGAAGCAAGCCCAGAGCCTCGCTGCTCCTGTCGCTGGCCGTGCTGACCACCGGCGGACTGACCGCGACCCCGGCGCTCGCGCAGAACTTCGAAACGCACTATGGCGAGACGTCGACGCTGGACATTGGCGAGGACATCAAGGCCGTGCGCTATTGCCCCGGCGGCGGTTCGATCGTCGCCGGCACCCGGCGCGTGCCCGGGTTCGGCAGCGAAGCACTGGTCACCCGCGTCGCCGACAACGGCCTGGCGATCTGGCAGTTCGCCTACCGGCCCGGCGGCGGCAATGCGACAACGGCACAGGCGATCACCGAGATCCGCTTTCCGCGCGGCTTCGCGATCACCGGCGCCATGCTGCGCGGGTCCACGCTGTACCCGTACGTGATGCGCCTGGAATGCAACGGTCAGCCGCGCTGGGCGCGCATGCTCGACAACACCGACCCCAGCCATCGAGCCGCAGGTCATGATCTCGTGGAGGTCTACGATCCAGCCGGCCAGGGCGAACTGGTCATGGTCGGCGACGAGATCAGCCCCACCCCCGCCGGCAACCAGTTCGGGCGCATTGCGCGCCTGGATGGCAATGGCAATGTCCTGTGGAACCATGCGTACGCGGCCAACAACTACCCGCTCGGCCTGCGCTTCCATGCCGTCTCCGGCAACCGCAGCGCCACGTCGGTCCTCGACGACCTGGTCGTCGGCGGCGCCATCGGCGCCGGCAACACCTGGGACTTCGACCGGCGGGCGCTGCTGTTCCGCGTCGACAGCAGCGGCATGCCCATCTGCAACGCCTTCATGGGGTTGCCCGGGCCGGAAAACGAGGAGTTCCGCGGCATCACTCGGCAGGACAGCCCGGCGCACCTGGGCGGCTCGGTCCTGGTGGGATCGCGCAGCGATCCGCTGGCGATCGATTCCGAGCGCGTGTACATGGTCCGCTTCGAACGTGGCTTCTGTCTGCCGCTGCGGCAGGCGAGCTGGCGCGACGCCAACTTCGCAGCGGGCGGCCACGACCTCATCGAGACCACCGCCAATCCGGCGGCCCTGCCCGGCGCCATCGCTGCCACCGGCAGCATCCGCGGCAGCACCCCGAACGGCAACGGCTTCGTCCTGCTGGCGCATCCGGCCGGCCTGTTTCCGGTGTTCGGCTCGATCCAGTTCGGCAACACCGGGCCCCGGGCGGAGACGCTGGTCGCGCTGGACCAGAAGCAGGACAGGTTCGTCCTGGCCGGCAGCACACGCAGCGACTGGGCCGGTGCCGGCGATCCGTTGGACTTCTACATGGTGCAGACCACGACTGGCATGCGTACCACCTGCGCGGTGCCCTGGCAGCCCCTGTGGCAGCCGGAGCAACTGCCGTACGAGCGCTTCGAGCCTGCGGTCAAGCGCATCCCGTTCGACGCCCCCGTTCAGGTGCAGGTCCTGCCGGCGCACGATATGGGCTATTGCTGCCCGCTCGATCCAGGCTGAGCGTCGGAGCCGGGCGCAGCCTTGACCGGCTGCGTCGGGCACGATTGATCCGCGTGCCCGCCAGGGGTGGCGACCGGACAACGCAAAACGGGCTGCCCCAGGCAGCCCGTTCTGCGGTGCGACGCGATGGAACGATCAGGCCTTGCCGGCCTCGCCCTCGCCATCGGTCGGCTCGACCTCTTCCTGGACCTCGCGGGCGGTGACCACGGCGTGGTCGTGCTCCTTGCCCAGCTTCAGCTCGGGGATCTCCACGCCGTCCGGCAGCTTGATGTCGGACAGGTGGATGATGTCGCCGGTCTTCAGCTCGCCCAGGTCGACCTCGATGAACTCCGGCAGGTTGCGCGGCAGGCAGGAGACCTCGATCTCGTTCATCGCGTGCGACACCACCACGCCCGAGGCCTTGCCGGCCGGCGAGGTGTCCTCGTTGAGGAAGTGGATCGGCACGCGCACGCGGATCGCCTGGTTGAGATCCACGCGCTGGAAGTCCAGGTGCAGGATCTGCTGCTTGAACGGATGCCGCTGCATGTCGCGCAGCAGGACCGGCTGGACATCGCCATCCAGGCTGAGGTCGAGAATGGCCGAATAGAACCATTCGTTCTGGGACATCAGCCAGACGGTGTTGTGGTCGATCTCGATCGACTTCGGACCCAGTTCGCCGCCGTAGACGATGGCGGGCACCTTGCCGGCGTGCCGGAGACGGCGGCTCGCACCCTTCCCTCCGGTCTCGCGCAGCTGCACTTCGATGGTATGACTCTGTGACATGGTTGTTGCCTCGGTTTGATGGTGCCTTCCGGCACCGGTTGCCCCCGCCGCGACCAGCGGGGGTGCTTGCCAGGCAGCCGGCGTGATGCGCCGGCTGCCGTCAATCCACGTAGAGCGAGCTGACCGACTGCCCGAACGCGATGCGCCGTACCGTCTCCGCGAGCAGCTCGGCGACGCTGAGCTGGCGTATCCGCGAGCAGGCGGCGGCGCGCGGGCTGAGCGGGATGGTGTCTGTGACCACCAGCTCGTCGAGCACCGACCCCTCGATGTTGTCGATCGCGGCGCCGGACAGCACCGGGTGGGTGCAGTAGGCGATCACGCGCTTGGCGCCACGCTCCTTGAGCGCCCTCGCGGCGGCGCACAGGGTGCCCGCGGTGTCGACGATGTCGTCGACCAGCACGCACAGCCTGCCTTCGACGTCGCCGATGATGTTCATCACCGTCGACTCGTTCGGCCGCGGCCGGCGCTTGTCGATGATCGCCAGCTCGGCGTCGTCCAGGCGCTTGGCGATCGCCCGGGCGCGGACCACGCCGCCGACGTCCGGCGACACCACGATCAGCTGGTCGCTGCCCTGCTGCCGCCAGATGTCGGCGAGCAGCACTGGCGAGGCATAGACGTTGTCGACCGGCACCTCGAAGAACCCCTGGATCTGGTCGGCGTGCAGGTCGACGGTCAGCACGCGGTCGGTGCCGACCACGCCGATCATCTTGGCCGCCACCTTGGCGGTGATCGGCACCCGCGCCGAGCGCGGCCGGCGGTCCTGGCGGGCGTAGCCGAAGTACGGCATCACCGCGGTGACCGAGGCCGCCGAGGCCCGCTTGAGGGCGTCGACGATGGCCAGCAGCTCCATGAAATGGTCGGCGGTGGGCGCGCAGGTCGGCTGCACCACGAACACCTCCTGGCGGCGGACGTTCTCCTCGATCTCGACCTGCACCTCGCCATCGGAAAACGTGCCGACCAGGGCCTTGCCCATGGGAATGCCGAGGTCCTGGCAGATCGCATCGGCGAGCGGCCGGTTGGCGCTGCCGGAGAAGATGAGGATGCCGTCGGTGTTCATCTGCGCTGCCTGCCTGATTTCGACCGCGGCAGGACCATCCTGCCGACCACCTGGATCTGTCGCGCGCAACGCGCGGTCCGCTGCCTGCGCAGCGGCCGGCCGATCCCGGGCCGGCTGGCTTGCCGTTCTGGCTGGGGCGGAAGGACTCGAACCTTCGAATGCGGGAATCAAAATCCCGTGCCTTACCAGCTTGGCGACGCCCCAATTCTGGGCGAAAGGCCGGGCATCCTGCCCGGCTTTCGCCTCGCGGACGCGGGCAAAGCCCGCGCCTCGCTCGCGCTCCGGCCCGCTCTCGCGGGCCTACGCGGGCGGCACATCCTTGTGCCGCTGATCCCGCATTTCTGCGAGACGCTTTCCGGCGAGAGACCGGGCATCCTGCCCGGCTCTCGCCTCGCGGCGCGGGCAAAGCCCGCACTCGCTCGCGCTCCGGCGCTTTCGCGCCTCGCGGGCGGCACATCCCTGTGCCGCATTTCTGGCGAGAAACCGGGCATCCTGCCCGGCTCTCGCCTCGCGGACGCGGGCCAAGCCCGCGCCTCGCTCGCGCTCCGGCGCTTTCGCGCCTCGCGGGCGGCACATCCTTGTGCCGCTGATCCCGCACTTCTGCGAGACGATCTCTGGCGAGAGACCGGGCATCCTGACCGGCTCTCGCCTCGCGGCGCGGGCAAAGCCCGCACTCGCTCGCGCTCCGGCGCTTTCGCGCCTCGCGGGCGGCACATCCCTGTGCCGCTGATCCCGCATTTCTGCGAGACGATCTCTGGCGAGAGACCGGGCTTCCTGCCCAGCTTTCGCCTTGCGGAGGAGGACTCAGCCCTCGACCGCGGAATCGGCTTCCGGCGCGATGCCCAGCGCCTGGTGCAGGGGCGAGACCGCCACGCCCTTCACCGCCCAGGCGGGCCAGGGGCTCGCCGCAGCCGCGTTGCGTGCGGCGATCTCGTCGGGCATCGGCGCGAACACCGCGCTGCCGCTGCCGGTCATCCGTGCCTGGCCGCGCATGGACAGCCACGCCAGCGCATCGCCGATCACCGGGCACAGGCGCACGGCGACAGGCTGGAGATCGTTGCGGGTAGGCGCGGTGACGAGGGCCGACATTGTCAAGGGCGGGGTGTTCCTTGTCAATTCAGGCGCTTGGAAAACCTCGCCGGTGGCCAGGCCGACACCCGGCCAGACCACCGTGAACCAGTCGCCCGCCAGGGCCATGGGTTCGATCGCTTCGCCGACGCCGCCGGCCAGGCCGCTGCGGCCGTGCACGAACACCGGCACGTCGGCGCCCAGGGTGAGACCCAGCGTCGCCAGGCGCTCCAGTCCCAGCCCCAGCCCCCACAGGTGGTCCAGCCCGAGCAGCACGGTGGCGGCGTCCGAGCTGCCGCCGCCCAGGCCGGCGCCGGCCGGAATCCGCTTCTCGACCCGCAGGTCGACGCCCTGGCGGCCGCCGACCAGCTCACGCAGGGCCTGCGCCGCGCGCACCGCCAAGTCGTTGTCCTCCGGCAGTCCCGGCACGCCACCAGCGCGCACGATGCGGTCATCCGCGCGCCGGCGCAGCACGATCCGGTCGCCCCAGTCGAGCAACTGAAACAGTGTCTGCAGGGTGTGATAACCGTCCGGACGGCGCCCGGTGACGTGCAGGAACAGGTTCAGCTTGGCGGGTGCCGGCAGGACCAGCGCCGCGGCGGACTCAGTCACGTGCGACCGCCCAGTCCTGCACGTTCAGGCGGACGCTGTGGCTGCCCTGCCTGGCCTGGATGCGCGTCGGCCAGGCGCCGTCGTCCAGCCAGCCACGGTACTCCACCTGCCAGCCGGCCTGGACCAGCAATTGCACTCGGCCACGGTCATCGCGTTGCAGGCGCTCGATCGGGGCATCCGCGCCGGGCAGGCCGCGCACCCAGTCGACCAGGGCGCGTACCGGAAGGTGCCAGCCGAGCACGTCGTGCAGGAGGGTCTGGGCATCGTGACCGCGGCGTGGGCCGCCTTCGCCGCCATGGAGCACCGCGCCGCGCGCGTCGCCGACCAGTCGCCAGGTGCGCTGGCTGACCGGCTGCCGAAGCTCCACCTCGAAGGCCTCGCCGCGCTGCAGCCAGAGGAAACCGGCGCTGCCGCCCTCGCGACCGTCGCTGACCGCCAGCCGGCCGCTGACCCGGAAGGCATCCACGGCATCGGGGGCAATGCCGGCAACCGGCATCCAACCCTCGCCGGAACGGCGCGGCGTCTGCGCGCAACCGGCGATCGCCAGGCAGGTCACGGCCGCGACAGCCAGGCGCCAGCACGACGTCATGGGTCGAGCCGCCGGATGGTCGACTGCAATGTGCGGTTGTCGGCGTCCAACCCGGCGGAAATGCGCCAGATCTCGCGCGCCTCCTCGCGTCGATCCAGTTGCCACAGGACTTCGCCCAGATGGGCGCCGATCTCGGCGTCCTGCTGGCCCTCCCAGGCCAGCTGCAGGTAGTACAGCGCCTCCTCGTTGCGTCCCAGGCGGTACAGCACCCAGCCCATGCTGTCGATGGTGGCGACATCGTCGGGGTTGTGCAGCAGCGCGCGCTCGATCAGCGACAGCGCCTCCTCGTGGCGATCCGTGCGGTCGGTGAGGGTGTAGCCGTAAGCGTTCAGGAAGACCGGATTGTCCGGCTCGATCTCGGTCAGGGTTCGGAAGTCCTCCAGCGCCGCCTCGACCAGGTCGTTGCGCTCGCGCATCAGGCCGCGCGCGTAGCGCAGCCGGGTGTCGTCCGGCAGCGCCGCCACGCCGCCGTCGAGCGCGGCCAGGGCGCGCGCGGGATCGCCGGCGCGCTCGAGCAGCTCCGATTCCAGCAGCCAGCTTCCGGCGAATGCCTCATCGCCGGGATCGAGGCGGTCGCGCTGGGCCGCCAGCCTGGCCAGCGCCTCGTCGAGGCGACCGAGCTGCTGCTCGAGCACGGCGATGCGCTGGTCGGCGCGCAAGGCCAGCTCGGCATCGTCGTCGGCCTCGACCGCCTGGTAGTCGGCCAGCGCCGCCTCACGCCAGCGCAGCACGGCGGCATCGACGCCTTCGGTCTCGCGGGCGGCGGCCAGCGCTTCGGCCAGGCCGCCCATCAGCAGGCGACGCTGCGCCGGGACCGGCGCCGGCAACGCCGCGAGCAAGCCGTGCACGCGCTCCACCTCGGCGTAGTCGTCCGCCTCGACCGCCCAGGAGGCGCGCAACGCCAGGGTGTCGTCGTCCTGGGACAGTGCCGCCAGGATCGCCAGGGCGCCGTCGGCATCGTCGAGTTCGGTCTTCAGCAGCACCGCCTGGGCACGGCGGGTCTGGAGATCATCGGGCTGCGCGGCGACCGCCTGTGCGAGAACCGCACGGGCTTCGTCCGGGCGACCCGCCGCAGCCGCCAACCGGGCCCGCCAGAAAAACAGCTCCGCGGCATCTGGCACCTTCGCGCTGCCCTGTGCGGCGATCGACTCGGCCAGGTCGTTGCGCTCCAGCCTCAAGGCGAGCTGGCTGAGTCCGATGTAGACGCCGCGGTCGGCAGGCAAGGACGGATGCCCGACCAGGCGCTGAAGGACCTGCACGGACAGCGCCCGGTCCGGTGCCGCCTCCAGAGCGGCGGCAGCCATCCGGGTGGCCGGCATGCCGCCCTCCTGGATCAGTTCGACCAGGTGGTCCGTGGCCCGATCGCCCTGGCCTTGCCCCAGCGCAAGCACCGCCTGGGCCTGGCGGAATTCCGCGGTATTGCGCAGGCCCAGCTCGCCCCAGCGCGCCAGTGCCAGCGCGGCGTCGTCCCAGCGCTGCGCCGACAGGTTGATGCGGGTCGCGCGGCGCGCCACCTGGACGTCGCCGCTGCGCTGTGCCGCAGCCAGATAGGCGCGCGCTGCGGCATCCAGGTTCTCCTCTCGCAGCGCGAACTCGGCGACCAGCAGATGCTCCAGCGGCAGGGCGTCCAGCGCCTGCTCGGGAATCGCCAGGCGGGCCATGGCATCGCCGGGCCTGCCGCCGGATCCGTCGTCGGACGCCACCGGCCGGCTGGCGCAGCCGCCCAGTCCGACCAGGGCGGCCAGGCACAGCAGGGACAAGAGGACTCGGGGCCTGGACATCGGGTGCTTGATCCTTTGCTTGAAGCAGACGGTCATCGCCCGCACAATCGCATTCTGCCAAAGCCAGCCGTCCCCGGTCTGCGCGACGCACGCGCCCCCGGCCGTCACCGGCCCGGCGGCCGTGCCCGGCCGGCGCCGCCCGGCGTGCCAGGGCCTTCCCGCCCCGGCCGCCTGGCGCTGCGCCGCCGGACCCGGACGCGTCCGCGCGGTCGGCGGGTGCGCACCAGTTCCCGGGCCTTCCCCGCCAACGGGCCGCAGCCGTCGCCACGCCTTCCATGAGCCTGATCGTCCTGGGCATCAACCACGAGACCGCGCCGATCGCCTGGCGCGAGCGGGTGGCGTTCAGCGAGGAGGCCGCGCGCGCGGCGCTGCCGGCGCTGACCGCCCTTCCCGGTGTGTCGGAGGCCGCCCTGGTCAACACCTGCAACCGCACCGAGCTGATCGCCGCGGTCGAACCCGGCCACGAGGGCGGTCTGGTCGACTGGCTGCACGGCCACCAGCGGCTGACCGCGGGCAGCCTGGATCCCTACCTGTACCGGCACCTCGACGTCGACGCGGTGCGCCACCTGTTCCGGGTCGCCTGCGGCCTGGACTCCATGGTGCTGGGCGAACCGCAGATCCTCGGCCAACTCAAGGACGCATGGCGGCTGGCGCACCAGGCCGGCAGCCTGGGCACCACCCTGGAACGCCTGTTCCAGAGCGGTTTCACCGTGGCCAAGCGGGTCCGCACCGAGACCGCGATCGGCCGCCATCCGGTGTCGGTGGCCTATTGCGCGGTGCGCCTGGCGCAGGAGTCGTTCGCCGACCTGGCCGGCGCCACCGTGTTGGTGATCGGTGCCGGCGAGACCATCGCCCTGGCCCTGCGGCACCTGGAGGAAGCCGGCGCCGGCCGCCTGATGGTGGCCAACCGCACCCTGGCCAACGCGCAGGCACTGGCGCATCGCCACGGCGCCTTCGCGCTGGCCCTGGACGAGCTGGACCGGCACCTGCACGAAGCCGACATCGTGCTGAGCGCAACCGGCGCGCAGGTGCCGGTGCTGACCCGCCCCCAGATCCAGGCCGCCCTTAGGGCGCGACGGCGCAAGCCGATGTTCCTGCTTGACCTCGCCGTGCCGCGCGACATCGACCCGGCCTGTGCCGAGCTGGAGGACGCCTACCTCTACGCCGTCGACGACCTGCGCCGCATCATCGAGCGCAACCTCGACCAGCGTCGCGCCAGCGCGCACGAGGCCCAGGCGCTGGTCGACCTCCATACCGAATCGTTCATGGCCTGGTGGCGCGCCCGCGGCAATACCGGGCCGCTGCGCCGGCTGCGCGCACTCGGCGAGCAGGCGCGCGCCCAGGCGCTGGCCAAGGCGCACGCCGAGCTGGCCGCGGGCCGGCCGGCCACGGAAGTGCTGGACCTGCTCGCCCACACCCTGACCAACCGCCTGCTCCACCCCCCCACCGCCCGCCTGCGCGAGGCCGCCGAGCAGGGCGACCTGGGCTTGCTGGAGGCCGCCGAACGGCTGTTCCCGGAGGAGCCGCAGGCATGATCGGCACCCGCATGCTCGACCGCCTGGAACGCCTGGCGCAGCGCCACGAGGAAGTCGGCCTGCTGCTGGCCCAGCCCGAGGTCGCCGGCGACGGCCAGCGCTTCGCCGAGCTCTCGCGCGAGTACGCGCGCCTGCAGCCGGTCACCGATGCCCTGGCGGCGCACCGGCGCAACAGCGTCGAACTGGAAGCCGCCCGCGGCATGCTCGGCGACGCCGACCTGCGCGAGATGGCGCGCGAGGAGATCGGCCGTCTGGAGGTCGAGGCGCAGGCCCTGCAGGAGGCGCTGCAACTGGCCCTGGTGCCGCCCGACCCGCGCGACCACGCCAATGTCTTCCTGGAAGTGCGTGCCGGCACCGGCGGCGACGAGGCCGCCCTGTTCGCCGGCGACCTGCTGCGCATGTACCTGCGCTACGCCGAACGCCGCGGCTGGCGCGTAGAACTGCTAAGCGAGAGCCCCGGCGAGCACGGCGGCTACAAGGAGGCGGTGGCGCGCATCGAGGGGGAATCGGTGTTCGCGCGCCTGAAGTTCGAGTCCGGCACGCATCGCGTGCAGCGGGTGCCGGCCACCGAGTCGCAGGGCCGGATCCATACCTCGGCGGCCACCGTCGCCATCCTGCCCGAACAGGACGAGGTCGCCCAGGTGCAGCTCGATCCCGCCGACCTGAAGATCGACACCTTCCGCGCCTCCGGCGCTGGCGGCCAGCACGTCAACAAGACCGACTCGGCGATCCGCATCACCCACCTGCCCAGCGGCATGGTGGTCGAGTGCCAGGACGAGCGCAGCCAGCACAAGAACCGCGCCCGCGCATTGGCCCTGCTGGCGGCTCGCCTGACCGACGCCGAGCGCGGCCGGCAGGAGCAGGCGCAGGCCGACAGCCGGCGCCTGCAGGTGGGATCGGGCGACCGCAGCCAGCGCATCCGCACCTACAACTTCCCGCAGGGCCGGCTCACCGACCATCGCATCAACCTGACCCTGTACGCGCTCGACGAGATCATCGCCGGCGACCTCGACCCGGTGGTCGACGCGCTCGCCCGCGAGCACCAGGCCGACGAACTCAAGGCCCTGGGCGACGGCGGCTGAGCGCCCCGGGCCGCGCCCGCCGCGTTGCCCGGCGGGCGCGGTTGCCCATCGATGCAGCCAATGCAGGACGACCCTCGGGCCGGGTGTGGCGTCCGCCTGGCCCCGCTGTCCCGCTGCCGGTGTGGCAGCAGACATCACGTAACGGAGTCGCCGGCATGTCCATACGTCCTTCCTGCCTGCTCGCCGCCACCCTGGGTGTCCTGGCGGGCACGGCCGCCGCAGCCTCGATGAGCCCGGAGAAACTGCGCCTGTGCGTCGGCCTGGAAATCGACCGCGAAGCGATCGACCGGATCCGCAGCGAACAGACGCGTGGGCTCGACGCCGCAGAACGCCGCCTGGAGGCCTCCTCCCGCCGCCTGGAGGAGCGCCGCGCTGGCCTGGACCGCAGCGATGCCGAGGCGGTCGACCGCTTCAACCAGGCCGTCGCCGAACACAACCGGCTGCACGACGACGTCGACGTGCGCCTCGCCGCGCTGGATGCCAGCGTGCCCAGGCAGAACGAACTGGTGCAGCGCTACAACAGCCAGTGCCTGGCGGAAACCGTCAGCGAACGCGCCTGGCAGACCGAGAAGTACCGCCAGCAGCAGGCGCGACGCGCTGCCGGCCAAGACGATTGACTCCGCGGCGACCCGGCGGACGCGACGACGCGACGATCAGTCCATGTCGCTGACTGCGCGCACCTCGACCGCGCCGTCGGCCATGCCGGGCATGCGGCGCGCCCATTCGAGGGCGGCCTGCAGGTCCGGCACATCGATCAGGTAGTAACCGCCGAACTGCTCCCTGGCCTCCGCGAAAGGACCATCGGTGACTTCCGCGCCTTCGGGTCCGAAGCGCACCGTGCGCGCGCCACTCGATGGCTTGAGTTCGGCCCCGCCAAGCAGGGCGCCAGCCGCCGCCAGCGCCTGCCCAAAATCGGCGTGCGCCGCATAGACGGCCGCCGTCTCGCCCGGGCTCATCCGCGCCCAGACCGATTCGTCGCCGTAGATCATCAGCAGGTACTTCATGGAGGTCTCCGCAGTCCGGTACGCCGGACATCCCTGGTCGACCCGCGGGCGGCGGGATCGACAGTCACCCACGCCCGGCAGAAGCGCCGGCCTTGCGCAGCGCCGCACGCGCCGGGCAAGCTGCCGGCATGGAACCTGCGCCCGAACCCCTCGACGTCCGCCGCGCCGAACTCGACGACCTCGACGAGGTGGTGCCGCTGTTCGATGCCTACCGCATGTTCTACCGGCAGCCGTCCCAGCCGGCGGCCTGCCGCGGCTTTCTGGAAGCGCGGCTGGCCCGCGGCGAGTCGGTGCTGCTGCTGGCCCGCCGCGCCGGAGCGGCGCTGGGCTTCGTGCAACTGTACCCGGTGTTCTCCTCGGTGCGGCTGCGTCCGGCGTTCCTGCTGAACGACCTCTATGTCGATCCCGCCGCGCGCGGCACCGGCGTCGTCGATGCCCTGCTGCGCGCCGCCACCGCGCATGCCAGCCAGGCCGGTGCCGCCTTCCTGCTGCTGGAGACCGGCGACGACAATGCCCGCGCCCAGTCGGTCTACACCCGCGACGGCTGGCAGCGCATCGACCCGGCCAGCCGCTTCTACCTCAAGGAACTGGCGTGAGCGCAGCGGCACCGGCGCAGGCCGTCGACCGCGCCCTCGACCTGGCCGAACGCGGCGAGGCCGGTGAGGCGCTGCGCCAGCTGGGCGAGCTGGCCAGGC contains:
- a CDS encoding 50S ribosomal protein L25/general stress protein Ctc; this encodes MSQSHTIEVQLRETGGKGASRRLRHAGKVPAIVYGGELGPKSIEIDHNTVWLMSQNEWFYSAILDLSLDGDVQPVLLRDMQRHPFKQQILHLDFQRVDLNQAIRVRVPIHFLNEDTSPAGKASGVVVSHAMNEIEVSCLPRNLPEFIEVDLGELKTGDIIHLSDIKLPDGVEIPELKLGKEHDHAVVTAREVQEEVEPTDGEGEAGKA
- a CDS encoding ribose-phosphate diphosphokinase, which codes for MNTDGILIFSGSANRPLADAICQDLGIPMGKALVGTFSDGEVQVEIEENVRRQEVFVVQPTCAPTADHFMELLAIVDALKRASAASVTAVMPYFGYARQDRRPRSARVPITAKVAAKMIGVVGTDRVLTVDLHADQIQGFFEVPVDNVYASPVLLADIWRQQGSDQLIVVSPDVGGVVRARAIAKRLDDAELAIIDKRRPRPNESTVMNIIGDVEGRLCVLVDDIVDTAGTLCAAARALKERGAKRVIAYCTHPVLSGAAIDNIEGSVLDELVVTDTIPLSPRAAACSRIRQLSVAELLAETVRRIAFGQSVSSLYVD
- the ispE gene encoding 4-(cytidine 5'-diphospho)-2-C-methyl-D-erythritol kinase; the protein is MTESAAALVLPAPAKLNLFLHVTGRRPDGYHTLQTLFQLLDWGDRIVLRRRADDRIVRAGGVPGLPEDNDLAVRAAQALRELVGGRQGVDLRVEKRIPAGAGLGGGSSDAATVLLGLDHLWGLGLGLERLATLGLTLGADVPVFVHGRSGLAGGVGEAIEPMALAGDWFTVVWPGVGLATGEVFQAPELTRNTPPLTMSALVTAPTRNDLQPVAVRLCPVIGDALAWLSMRGQARMTGSGSAVFAPMPDEIAARNAAAASPWPAWAVKGVAVSPLHQALGIAPEADSAVEG
- the lolB gene encoding lipoprotein insertase outer membrane protein LolB is translated as MTSCWRLAVAAVTCLAIAGCAQTPRRSGEGWMPVAGIAPDAVDAFRVSGRLAVSDGREGGSAGFLWLQRGEAFEVELRQPVSQRTWRLVGDARGAVLHGGEGGPRRGHDAQTLLHDVLGWHLPVRALVDWVRGLPGADAPIERLQRDDRGRVQLLVQAGWQVEYRGWLDDGAWPTRIQARQGSHSVRLNVQDWAVARD
- the hemA gene encoding glutamyl-tRNA reductase; translated protein: MSLIVLGINHETAPIAWRERVAFSEEAARAALPALTALPGVSEAALVNTCNRTELIAAVEPGHEGGLVDWLHGHQRLTAGSLDPYLYRHLDVDAVRHLFRVACGLDSMVLGEPQILGQLKDAWRLAHQAGSLGTTLERLFQSGFTVAKRVRTETAIGRHPVSVAYCAVRLAQESFADLAGATVLVIGAGETIALALRHLEEAGAGRLMVANRTLANAQALAHRHGAFALALDELDRHLHEADIVLSATGAQVPVLTRPQIQAALRARRRKPMFLLDLAVPRDIDPACAELEDAYLYAVDDLRRIIERNLDQRRASAHEAQALVDLHTESFMAWWRARGNTGPLRRLRALGEQARAQALAKAHAELAAGRPATEVLDLLAHTLTNRLLHPPTARLREAAEQGDLGLLEAAERLFPEEPQA
- the prfA gene encoding peptide chain release factor 1 codes for the protein MLDRLERLAQRHEEVGLLLAQPEVAGDGQRFAELSREYARLQPVTDALAAHRRNSVELEAARGMLGDADLREMAREEIGRLEVEAQALQEALQLALVPPDPRDHANVFLEVRAGTGGDEAALFAGDLLRMYLRYAERRGWRVELLSESPGEHGGYKEAVARIEGESVFARLKFESGTHRVQRVPATESQGRIHTSAATVAILPEQDEVAQVQLDPADLKIDTFRASGAGGQHVNKTDSAIRITHLPSGMVVECQDERSQHKNRARALALLAARLTDAERGRQEQAQADSRRLQVGSGDRSQRIRTYNFPQGRLTDHRINLTLYALDEIIAGDLDPVVDALAREHQADELKALGDGG
- a CDS encoding YciI family protein encodes the protein MKYLLMIYGDESVWARMSPGETAAVYAAHADFGQALAAAGALLGGAELKPSSGARTVRFGPEGAEVTDGPFAEAREQFGGYYLIDVPDLQAALEWARRMPGMADGAVEVRAVSDMD
- a CDS encoding GNAT family N-acetyltransferase; amino-acid sequence: MEPAPEPLDVRRAELDDLDEVVPLFDAYRMFYRQPSQPAACRGFLEARLARGESVLLLARRAGAALGFVQLYPVFSSVRLRPAFLLNDLYVDPAARGTGVVDALLRAATAHASQAGAAFLLLETGDDNARAQSVYTRDGWQRIDPASRFYLKELA